The following are encoded together in the Glycine soja cultivar W05 chromosome 5, ASM419377v2, whole genome shotgun sequence genome:
- the LOC114412412 gene encoding transcription factor HEC1-like, protein MDVDIVKTSSNNNNMDVMAMMMQMEKFPELFCDPFYTTSYQETDLLSSGSSSTTSASTLFNNNSIVTTTPPPTTTLVDPTPSNVVQFSKIDDLFQHQHQQQPMSQSLQPYPSEKKNSMAAMREMIFRIAVMQPVHIDPESIKPPKRRNVKISKDPQSVAARHRRERISERIRILQRLVPGGTKMDTASMLDEAIHYVKFLKKQVQTLEQAGANTSPHSNTNSPNNHVVGAAGFPLGMSSNYSNNSSVNYSSLLMKGGCQPCQMFGSTSKQLLS, encoded by the coding sequence ATGGATGTGGACATAGTGAAAACttccagcaacaacaacaacatggaCGTGATGGCAATGATGATGCAAATGGAAAAGTTCCCTGAATTATTCTGCGACCCTTTTTATACCACCTCTTACCAAGAAACCGATTTGTTATCAAGTGGAAGTTCCTCAACAACCAGTGCTTCCACCCTATTCAACAACAACAGCATTGTAACAACAACTCCACCACCGACGACGACTCTCGTCGATCCAACTCCGTCAAATGTTGTCCAATTTTCCAAAATCGATGACCTTTtccaacaccaacaccaacaacAACCTATGTCACAGTCCCTTCAACCCTACCCTTCCGAGAAGAAGAACTCGATGGCGGCGATGAGGGAGATGATATTCCGAATAGCGGTTATGCAGCCCGTTCACATCGATCCTGAATCCATAAAGCCACCCAAGAGAAGGAACGTGAAGATCTCCAAGGATCCGCAGAGCGTGGCGGCGCGGCACAGAAGAGAAAGGATAAGCGAGAGAATAAGGATTCTTCAGAGATTGGTCCCTGGCGGCACCAAGATGGACACTGCTTCTATGTTGGACGAGGCCATTCACTACGTCAAGTTCTTGAAGAAACAGGTGCAGACGCTGGAGCAAGCAGGGGCAAATACGTCACCACACAGTAATACTAATAGTCCCAATAATCACGTTGTTGGTGCTGCTGGTTTTCCGCTAGGGATGTCTTCTAACTACTCCAATAATAGTAGTGTTAATTATTCTTCTTTGTTGATGAAGGGTGGTTGCCAACCTTGTCAAATGTTCGGTTCCACTTCTAAACAATTGCTCAGCTAA